The genomic stretch CTTCCAGCCCTTTCAACAACACTATGCGAGAATGAGGTTTATGATTGGCATCTACGGTAGCCAGCGTCATGGCATTGGGCTCCGGTACTTCAGACTTAACGGCTTCTTCCATCCAAAGCCCAAATTGTTTGAATGGGTTTTTATCTACTTCAGATTCATCGAGCGAACTTTTAGCATAGTCTTCTCGGAGCTTTTGCAACTTTTCGTTTTTCATTCCTTATTTATCCAAAATAATCCGGGGCATTTCCGGGTTTCCATTTAATGTTACATCCCATACTGGGTACTTGCTTATCCTCAGGAATTTGTTGCCCATCAAGTAACGCGTCCAATGCTTCCCGAAGATCTTTGCCGGTAACCGGGGTGTCCTTTTTGGGGCGACTGTCATCAAACTGACCACGATATACCAGTTTTCGGTTCTCATCAAATAGAAAAATATCGGGCGTACAGGCAGCTTTATAGTCTTTGGCTACTTCCTGTGATTCATCATACAGATACGGAAATGGATATTTTTTCTCAGCCATTTTCTCCGGACTGTCCTGCGGATATTTATCTACATCATTAGAGCTAATGGCGATGAATCCTATTCCACGGGCAATATATTCGTTAGCAACATTTACCAATTCGTCCTCAATATGCAGCACATATGGACAGTGATTACAGATAAACATCACCACAAACCCCTTGCTTTGATCGGCATAGCTTAACGAGAGTTTCCCTCCGTTCACACTTGGCAGAGTGAAATTTGGTGCCTCAGTTCCTATTTCCAGCATGGTTGATGGTGTGGCAGACATAATGCTCCTGACTTTTGTCGATTAATGGTTTTAACTTCAGTGCATGAAATCCACTACAAAGATATTGAATGATCAAGACAAAATTTTGTTCGAAAAAGCATTGAAGTTCTACTTCTATGCACGACAACAAGATGTCGGTAAGCTTAATTCGCAACTAAAGCAACGCTTTTCCTATGCAGGCCAGGTAGCCTATTCCCTGATTATAACATACATTCGTGAAGGAAGTTTGAAGCTGGAAT from Gracilimonas sp. encodes the following:
- a CDS encoding thioredoxin family protein, whose protein sequence is MSATPSTMLEIGTEAPNFTLPSVNGGKLSLSYADQSKGFVVMFICNHCPYVLHIEDELVNVANEYIARGIGFIAISSNDVDKYPQDSPEKMAEKKYPFPYLYDESQEVAKDYKAACTPDIFLFDENRKLVYRGQFDDSRPKKDTPVTGKDLREALDALLDGQQIPEDKQVPSMGCNIKWKPGNAPDYFG